In Vanessa tameamea isolate UH-Manoa-2023 chromosome 19, ilVanTame1 primary haplotype, whole genome shotgun sequence, one genomic interval encodes:
- the LOC113399438 gene encoding carboxypeptidase B-like — MAPLIAYLLLLAGAVHARHDNYEGHLLYRIWGPSHQISSLEASIDILSAKPAAISSSRQLEALIRLSPQEKEQWLPYFEKNDMGYKLVSDNLANILRAEESQINRARETANTNSTITWDAYYNSEQIFKYIDEVGEKYPNLVTVINAGLSYEGRQIKYVRISTTRFENTRKPVIVIDAAVHAREWVTSPVALYLIEQLVTGADKELLEKIDWIIIPMANPDGYEYSINEDRLWRKTRSKSHEGADECPGVDGNRNFDFHFGSRPASADPCSIIYEGPSAFSEPEIRVIRDAVMSNLPRTALYISLHSYGNMFLYAWGHNGTLPSNGLALHLAGIRMATAIDKVKLDKATPYIVGNAAQVLYFTSGTSRDWTRSVGIPLTYTMELPGYEYEFIVPPTYIKQIITESWAGIAEGGHYVLNMYN; from the exons ATGGCGCCTTTGATCGCTTATCTGCTCTTGCTAGCAGGCGCAGTTCACGCCCGCCATGATAATTATGAAGG CCACCTGCTGTACCGTATATGGGGACCATCACACCAAATTAGCTCGTTGGAAGCTAGTATAGACATTTTATCTGCAAAACCTGCTGCCATATCTTCTTCGAGACAATTGGAAGCCTTGATCAGACTTTCTCCACAAGAAAAAGAACAATGGCTGCCTTACTTCGAGAAGAACGATATGGGCTACAAATTGGTCTCGGACAACTTAGCAAA CATTCTCCGTGCTGAAGAATCGCAAATCAACAGAGCTAGAGAAACTGCTAATACCAACAGTACTATTACTTGGGATGCCTATTACAACTCAGAACAG atatttaaatacattgacgAAGTCGGCGAAAAGTACCCTAATCTTGTAACAGTCATTAATGCTGGTCTCAGTTATGAAGGTCGTCAAATTAAGTACGTAAGGATTTCCACGACCCGCTTCGAAAACACCCGCAAACCCGTGATAGTAATCGACGCAGCGGTTCATGCCAGAGAATGGGTTACCTCACCAGTGGCCCTGTACCTAATTGAACAACTTGTAACTGGCGCAGATAAGGAACTCTTAGAAAAAATCGACTGGATCATTATTCCCATGGCCAACCCTGACGGTTACGAATACTCCATTAACGAG gACCGTCTTTGGCGTAAAACTCGGTCTAAGTCGCATGAGGGCGCCGATGAATGCCCTGGTGTTGATGGCAATCGTAACTTTGACTTCCACTTTGGCTCGAGACCTGCTTCTGCTGATCCTTGCTCTATTATCTATGAAGGACCATCAGCTTTTTCTGAACCTGAAATCCGTGTGATTAGAGATGCTGTGATGTCAAATTTACCTCGTACTGCCCTATACATCTCCCTACACAGTTACGGAAACATGTTCTTATACGCATGGGGACACAATG gCACCCTCCCATCTAATGGACTGGCTCTTCACCTCGCTGGCATCAGAATGGCGACTGCTATTGACAAAGTCAAACTAGACAAAGCAACTCCTTACATAGTAGGTAACGCTGCCCAAGTGCTATATTTCACTAGTGGCACCTCTCGAGATTGGACCCGCTCCGTTGGTATTCCCCTCACCTACACCATGGAACTGCCTGGCTACGAATACGAATTCATTGTACCACCAACCTACATAAAACAGATTATCACCGAATCTTGGGCGGGTATCGCAGAAGGTGGCCACTATGttcttaatatgtataattaa